Proteins from one Planctomyces sp. SH-PL62 genomic window:
- a CDS encoding putative PEP-binding protein, with the protein MPQAATAANQENSLLLTLEEISRLVSHSHDPQETLTNTVRLIQGRFQTDVCSVYLIDPVGGDLVLAATVGLDPSSVGNVRMRFDEGLTGLVAERMGAVMEADASVHPRFKYFVEAGEDQFRSFLGVPIIEAGAVEGVLVVQTRERRPFQPNECRMLVTVASQLAPLVTGARLLEQVTAAGASRTPEPPAEPDAAPARELQGRGLSSGRGSGLAYVIDDQSALGPLPDRPAEDPAAEKVRLASAVEAAREEIARLSRRISLLVGEDHGAILQAQLMILQDRSVERDLDARLDGGDTAEAAVSRTLEKYVATFARMTNPFFQERIFDIKDVFRRIFWHLRPRDAEVVAGDRIVLIAREASVLDLFTVDLDRLAGVAVEHGGPQSHAGIMARSLGVPMIGQVSGLLDQVRSGRRIAIDGDDGSLTLDPPPDRDVPSPPPLRIAATAEDAGEVATVAETPRIEANVNLLGEIGRVVDERAAAVGLYRSEMIFLARRTLPTEEEQVEIYRKLVDGVQGRSVTIRTFDLRPDKLAHGSVAASTASQALDWRLVLEAPALQRLFKEQVRAILRAAANGPVRLLVPLVDRTALLDFALKTIREARGELAREGLAFGREVPVGAMIEVAAVAPLIVDWAERVDFFSLGTNDLIASALGQDRDHPVGARADDALHPGLIRILAAVIDAAHAAGRPVSACGEMAADPAGSLVLTALGADSLSVAVDRLRAVRLHLAPLTPEARPRLRELLLRARSTADACVAVRSFLPAASQAS; encoded by the coding sequence ATGCCGCAAGCCGCGACCGCCGCGAATCAGGAGAACTCGCTGCTGCTGACCTTGGAAGAGATCAGCCGGCTGGTTTCGCATTCCCACGACCCGCAAGAGACCCTGACGAACACCGTCCGGCTCATCCAGGGCCGATTCCAGACCGACGTCTGCTCGGTCTACCTGATCGACCCGGTGGGGGGCGACCTGGTGCTGGCGGCGACGGTGGGGCTGGACCCGTCGAGCGTGGGGAACGTCCGGATGCGGTTCGACGAGGGGCTGACGGGCCTGGTCGCCGAGCGGATGGGGGCGGTGATGGAGGCCGACGCGTCGGTCCACCCCCGGTTCAAATACTTCGTCGAGGCGGGTGAGGACCAGTTCCGCTCGTTCCTCGGGGTGCCGATCATCGAGGCCGGCGCGGTCGAAGGGGTGCTGGTCGTCCAGACCCGTGAACGGCGACCGTTCCAGCCCAACGAGTGCCGGATGCTGGTGACGGTCGCCTCGCAGCTCGCGCCCCTGGTCACGGGGGCGAGGCTGCTGGAGCAGGTGACCGCCGCCGGGGCCTCGCGAACTCCCGAGCCGCCCGCCGAGCCCGACGCCGCGCCGGCGCGGGAGCTCCAGGGCCGCGGGCTCTCTTCCGGCCGGGGCTCGGGCCTGGCCTACGTGATCGACGACCAGTCGGCCCTGGGGCCCCTGCCCGACCGCCCGGCCGAGGACCCCGCCGCCGAGAAGGTCCGGCTGGCCTCGGCCGTCGAGGCCGCCCGCGAGGAGATCGCCCGGCTCAGCCGCCGGATCTCCCTGCTGGTGGGCGAAGACCACGGGGCCATCCTCCAGGCGCAGCTCATGATCCTGCAGGATCGGAGCGTGGAACGCGACCTCGACGCCCGGCTCGACGGCGGCGACACGGCCGAGGCCGCCGTGTCCCGGACGCTCGAGAAGTACGTCGCCACGTTCGCCCGGATGACCAACCCGTTCTTCCAGGAGCGGATCTTCGACATCAAGGACGTCTTCCGGCGCATCTTCTGGCACCTCCGGCCGCGCGACGCCGAGGTCGTCGCCGGCGACCGGATCGTCCTGATCGCGCGCGAGGCCTCGGTGCTCGACCTGTTCACGGTCGACCTCGACCGCCTGGCCGGCGTGGCCGTCGAGCACGGAGGCCCGCAAAGCCACGCCGGGATCATGGCCCGGAGCCTGGGCGTCCCCATGATCGGACAGGTCTCCGGCCTGCTCGACCAGGTCCGGTCGGGCCGCCGCATCGCCATCGACGGCGACGACGGCTCCCTGACCCTCGACCCTCCCCCGGACCGGGACGTCCCCTCGCCCCCCCCCCTGCGGATCGCGGCCACGGCCGAGGACGCGGGCGAGGTCGCGACCGTCGCCGAAACGCCCCGCATCGAGGCCAACGTCAACCTGCTGGGGGAGATCGGCCGGGTGGTGGACGAGAGGGCGGCCGCGGTGGGGCTGTACCGCTCGGAGATGATCTTCCTCGCGCGTCGGACCTTGCCGACCGAGGAGGAGCAGGTCGAGATCTACCGCAAGCTCGTCGACGGGGTCCAGGGCCGCTCGGTCACGATCCGGACGTTCGACCTCCGGCCCGACAAGCTCGCGCACGGCTCGGTCGCCGCCTCGACGGCCTCGCAGGCGCTCGACTGGCGGCTGGTCCTGGAGGCGCCGGCCTTGCAGCGGCTGTTCAAGGAGCAGGTGCGGGCGATCCTCCGCGCCGCGGCGAACGGCCCGGTGCGGCTCCTGGTGCCGCTGGTCGACCGCACGGCCCTGCTCGACTTCGCGCTGAAGACGATCCGGGAGGCCCGCGGCGAACTGGCCCGCGAGGGCCTGGCGTTCGGCCGCGAGGTCCCCGTCGGCGCGATGATCGAGGTGGCCGCCGTCGCCCCCCTGATCGTCGACTGGGCCGAGCGGGTCGACTTCTTCTCGCTGGGGACGAACGACCTCATCGCCTCGGCGCTGGGGCAGGACCGCGACCACCCCGTCGGCGCGCGAGCGGACGACGCCCTGCACCCCGGCCTGATCCGCATCCTGGCGGCCGTGATCGACGCCGCCCACGCCGCCGGCCGGCCCGTCTCCGCCTGCGGCGAGATGGCCGCCGACCCCGCCGGCTCGCTCGTCCTGACCGCCCTCGGGGCAGACTCGCTGAGCGTCGCCGTCGACCGCCTCCGGGCCGTTCGCCTGCACCTCGCCCCCCTCACCCCCGAGGCCCGCCCCCGCCTCCGCGAGCTCCTCCTCCGCGCCCGCTCGACCGCGGACGCGTGCGTCGCGGTGCGATCGTTCCTCCCCGCCGCCTCCCAGGCCTCCTAG
- a CDS encoding diguanylate cyclase, protein MTVHRGAGRDDVASTPRQAFGIVPGEPAVVLVVDRDPARRSRAGVVIANQLGRRVRYACGPEEATAVVRGEDVAAVLAGLQTDDGVGLELVRSLRRSRPEIPVVVIAGDEGDEKSEAEVAEALRMGATDYVARDRLEAELGPTLDRLRRLTSPVPPRGCEGLVRQESRFVVADDPEALAVAIAAVREQFEVVGGWDPADSLRMAIALEEALRAVVGPDRRAALTVVHEPDASRFTLRKDGEGAAPPPAAGPLAAEPSRRFSTRALRLMRSFMDEVRFDRDGDGVTLVKRLASRQGRPAGEATDHDSARRLIEAFPDAAYMVDATGRILYWNEAAVRFTGYSREEMIRPFATVERIAFTDSLGVPLSREKRPAACCLREGRSVELHLFFHHRDHRQLWVEVRGSLVRDNSGGVAGCLVVLRDATSSIVVEQALRQARREAESDPLTGLANRRTFDRLLDLHLRMQAREGRPFCLIMADIDHFKSINDGWGHAVGDRALTAFARMLQNQSRAEDVVVRFGGEEFVILLPDHSLDVAARIAERLRAATPSSAPPELGDRRLTASFGVAQALAGESASELIRRADAALYRAKDRGRDRVELDQVGGAGEEPGAAGRG, encoded by the coding sequence GTGACCGTGCACCGGGGAGCGGGTCGAGACGACGTGGCGTCCACGCCGCGCCAGGCTTTCGGGATCGTTCCGGGCGAGCCGGCCGTCGTGCTGGTGGTCGATCGCGATCCGGCCCGACGCTCGCGAGCGGGAGTGGTGATCGCGAACCAACTCGGCCGCCGGGTCCGGTACGCATGCGGCCCCGAGGAGGCGACGGCCGTCGTGCGCGGCGAGGACGTCGCGGCGGTCCTGGCCGGCTTGCAAACCGATGATGGAGTCGGGCTGGAGCTGGTCCGGTCCCTGCGCCGCAGTCGTCCCGAGATCCCCGTCGTCGTGATCGCCGGCGACGAGGGGGATGAGAAAAGCGAGGCCGAGGTGGCCGAGGCGCTCCGTATGGGCGCGACCGACTACGTCGCCCGGGATCGCCTGGAGGCCGAGCTGGGGCCGACCCTGGATCGACTGCGGCGGCTCACTTCGCCCGTCCCGCCGCGGGGCTGCGAGGGGCTGGTCCGGCAGGAATCGCGGTTCGTCGTGGCCGACGACCCCGAGGCCCTCGCCGTCGCGATCGCCGCGGTTCGTGAGCAGTTCGAGGTCGTGGGGGGCTGGGACCCGGCCGACTCGCTGCGGATGGCAATCGCGCTGGAGGAGGCCCTCCGCGCGGTCGTCGGCCCCGACCGCCGCGCGGCTCTGACGGTCGTCCACGAACCCGACGCCTCGCGATTCACGCTCCGCAAGGACGGAGAGGGAGCCGCCCCTCCCCCCGCCGCCGGCCCCCTCGCGGCCGAGCCGTCGCGACGGTTCTCGACGCGGGCGCTGCGACTCATGCGGTCGTTCATGGACGAGGTCCGGTTCGACCGCGACGGCGACGGGGTCACGCTCGTCAAGCGTCTGGCCTCCCGACAGGGCCGCCCGGCGGGCGAGGCGACGGACCACGATTCCGCTAGGCGACTGATCGAAGCGTTCCCGGACGCCGCCTACATGGTGGACGCCACCGGGCGGATCCTCTACTGGAACGAGGCCGCCGTCCGATTCACGGGCTATTCGCGCGAGGAGATGATTCGTCCGTTCGCGACGGTCGAGCGGATCGCCTTCACGGACAGTTTGGGCGTGCCGCTGAGCCGGGAGAAACGCCCCGCGGCCTGTTGCCTTCGGGAAGGCCGCTCGGTCGAGCTCCATCTGTTCTTCCACCATCGCGACCACCGCCAGCTCTGGGTGGAGGTCCGCGGCTCGCTCGTGCGCGACAATTCGGGCGGCGTCGCCGGGTGCCTGGTCGTGCTCCGCGACGCGACCTCCTCGATCGTCGTGGAGCAGGCGCTTCGGCAGGCCCGCCGCGAGGCGGAGAGCGACCCGCTGACCGGCCTTGCGAACCGCCGGACCTTCGACCGCCTGCTCGATCTGCACCTCCGAATGCAGGCCCGCGAGGGCCGGCCCTTCTGCCTGATCATGGCTGACATCGACCACTTCAAGTCGATCAACGACGGTTGGGGCCACGCCGTCGGCGACCGCGCCCTGACCGCGTTCGCGAGGATGCTCCAGAACCAGAGCCGGGCCGAGGACGTGGTGGTCCGCTTCGGCGGCGAGGAATTCGTGATCCTCCTGCCCGACCATTCGCTGGACGTCGCCGCGCGGATCGCCGAGCGGCTCCGGGCCGCCACGCCCTCATCCGCCCCGCCCGAACTGGGAGACCGCCGGCTCACCGCCAGCTTCGGCGTCGCCCAGGCCCTCGCCGGCGAGTCCGCGTCCGAGCTCATCCGCCGCGCCGACGCCGCCCTCTATCGCGCCAAGGACCGCGGCCGAGACCGCGTCGAACTCGACCAGGTCGGGGGTGCCGGCGAGGAGCCGGGGGCCGCCGGACGAGGTTGA
- a CDS encoding response regulator → MPRTVLIVDDERDTNDILASFVRSRGFEPIQLYAGAQVKAAVAEHKPALILLDVMLPDLDGFAICDDLKRDRETNLIPIVMVTALQEDHHRVTGVRVGANGYLSKPFTPEALFRTMDEALAWSDEHRKRGTSGEINFDIRSELTYLQQANDMLADMFAHTPLTDRQIKDLKQAVMEMGGNAIEWGHRKNADLVLRITYRIDSEAITLIIQDQGPGFNPGDVPHAASDEDPIGHIDLRNELGIREGGFGIMLARGLVDDFRYNARGNEVTLIKRLDAPDVDATTR, encoded by the coding sequence ATGCCGCGCACGGTTTTGATCGTCGACGATGAGCGCGACACCAACGACATCCTGGCCAGCTTCGTTCGGTCTCGCGGCTTCGAACCGATCCAGCTGTACGCCGGTGCGCAGGTCAAGGCCGCCGTCGCCGAGCATAAACCCGCGCTGATTCTGCTCGACGTGATGTTGCCCGATCTCGACGGCTTCGCCATCTGCGACGACCTGAAGCGAGACCGCGAGACGAACCTGATCCCGATCGTCATGGTCACGGCCTTGCAAGAGGACCACCACCGGGTGACCGGCGTCCGGGTCGGGGCCAATGGCTACCTGTCCAAGCCGTTCACGCCCGAAGCCCTCTTCCGGACGATGGACGAGGCGCTCGCCTGGAGCGACGAACACCGCAAGCGGGGCACCTCGGGCGAGATCAATTTCGACATCCGCAGCGAGCTGACCTATCTTCAGCAGGCCAACGACATGCTGGCCGACATGTTCGCCCATACCCCCCTCACCGACCGCCAGATCAAGGATCTGAAGCAGGCCGTCATGGAAATGGGGGGCAACGCGATCGAGTGGGGGCACCGTAAGAACGCCGACCTGGTGCTCCGGATCACCTACCGGATCGACTCCGAGGCGATCACCCTGATCATCCAGGACCAGGGGCCGGGCTTCAATCCGGGCGACGTCCCGCACGCCGCGTCCGACGAGGACCCGATCGGCCACATCGACCTCCGCAACGAGCTGGGGATTCGTGAAGGCGGCTTCGGGATCATGCTCGCCCGCGGCCTCGTCGACGACTTCCGCTACAACGCCCGGGGCAACGAGGTCACGCTCATCAAGCGCCTCGACGCCCCCGACGTCGACGCGACGACTCGCTGA
- a CDS encoding SDR family NAD(P)-dependent oxidoreductase produces MHSGLKKALALTAAGVGAAVAARAFVRNRRRIPLRGRTVLITGGSRGLGLVTAREFAREGARVALCARDADELARARADLASRGADVATFVCDVTDQDQVDRTVADVLERFGRLDVLVNNAGVIQVGPFEETTLDDFDEAMRTHFWGPLYATLAVLPSMRARGEGRIVNISSIGGKVSAPHLLPYSSSKFALVGLSEGLRAELIKDGVYVTTVAPGLMRTGSIHKATFKGQNHKEFAWFAIGDSLPGLSISAEAAARKIVDAARHGDAEAILSLPAKLMATAHGLAPGLFAETMGVMNRFVFPAPGGIGRAKVEGKDSRSALTPHWATYLSDQAALRNNET; encoded by the coding sequence ATGCACAGCGGCCTGAAGAAAGCCCTCGCCCTCACGGCGGCCGGCGTCGGCGCGGCGGTCGCCGCGCGGGCCTTCGTCCGAAATCGTCGGCGGATCCCGCTCCGGGGCCGGACGGTCCTGATCACCGGCGGCTCGCGCGGCCTGGGCCTGGTGACCGCCCGGGAGTTCGCCCGCGAGGGCGCGCGGGTGGCCCTCTGCGCCCGCGACGCCGACGAGCTGGCCCGCGCCCGGGCCGACCTCGCCTCGCGGGGCGCCGACGTCGCGACGTTCGTCTGCGACGTGACGGACCAGGATCAGGTCGACCGCACGGTCGCCGACGTCCTGGAACGATTCGGCCGCCTCGACGTCCTGGTCAACAACGCCGGGGTCATCCAGGTCGGCCCGTTCGAGGAGACGACCCTGGACGACTTCGACGAGGCGATGCGCACCCACTTCTGGGGCCCTCTCTACGCGACCCTGGCCGTCCTCCCGTCGATGCGAGCGCGGGGCGAGGGCCGGATCGTCAACATTTCGTCGATCGGCGGCAAGGTCTCGGCTCCCCACCTGCTCCCCTACAGCTCCAGCAAGTTCGCCCTCGTCGGCCTGTCCGAGGGCCTCCGCGCCGAGCTGATCAAGGACGGCGTGTACGTCACCACGGTGGCCCCCGGCCTGATGCGCACCGGGAGCATCCACAAGGCGACGTTCAAGGGCCAGAACCACAAGGAGTTCGCCTGGTTCGCCATCGGCGACTCCCTCCCCGGCCTCTCCATCAGCGCCGAGGCCGCCGCGCGGAAGATCGTCGACGCCGCCCGCCACGGCGACGCCGAGGCCATCCTCTCGCTCCCCGCCAAGCTGATGGCCACGGCCCACGGGCTCGCGCCGGGTCTCTTCGCCGAGACGATGGGCGTGATGAACCGCTTCGTCTTCCCCGCCCCCGGCGGGATCGGCCGGGCCAAGGTCGAGGGCAAGGACAGTCGGTCCGCCCTCACCCCCCACTGGGCCACCTACCTGAGCGACCAGGCGGCGCTGCGCAACAACGAGACGTGA
- a CDS encoding ribosomal protein L7/L12, whose amino-acid sequence MPRCPSCERGVSAEASFCEGCGAQLAPNPLEARVRAIAAQGRIIEAIKVYREATGAGLKESKDAVEAMIRGEGVPTPGKGSRAIEPELLSLLGRNEKIQAVKLYRERTGVGLKEAKDAVEDLGRRHGIAAKGSGCAGLLLAAIVLCGALAVVLQGLA is encoded by the coding sequence ATGCCGCGATGTCCGTCCTGTGAGCGCGGCGTCTCGGCCGAGGCGTCGTTTTGCGAGGGATGCGGAGCCCAGCTCGCCCCGAATCCGCTGGAGGCTCGCGTCCGCGCGATCGCGGCGCAAGGGAGGATCATCGAGGCGATCAAGGTTTATCGCGAGGCGACGGGCGCGGGGTTGAAGGAATCCAAGGACGCCGTCGAGGCCATGATCCGCGGGGAAGGAGTCCCGACGCCGGGCAAGGGCTCGCGGGCGATCGAGCCGGAACTCCTCTCGCTTCTTGGACGAAACGAGAAGATCCAGGCCGTCAAGCTCTACAGGGAGCGGACCGGCGTGGGTTTGAAGGAGGCCAAGGACGCCGTCGAGGACCTGGGCCGGCGGCATGGGATCGCCGCGAAGGGCTCGGGGTGTGCGGGATTGCTCCTCGCGGCGATCGTCCTGTGCGGGGCCCTGGCGGTCGTGCTCCAGGGCCTCGCCTGA
- a CDS encoding TolB family protein: protein MRGFAWFAALLTVAFVAGCDRGEDDWGRFLETGRYEGGSPSISPTTGRIVFSSPRSGRGDLYVCGEGIEDPVPLTRDPAFENQPLFSPDGKTIVYAKQVGGWTHLWSMSSEGANPRPLTSGAFLDSPREFSADGSFLYFVRVSPSTGLARSADWWRIDADGKNLQKLPPGAPIPTTLQQGPLVVDLTSFRGGQEASRELSVGSSVDPPPPHASQSQPRLSYDRKKLAFAVNPPGGLDVEVYELDLDTGAVFRRH, encoded by the coding sequence ATGAGAGGGTTCGCGTGGTTCGCGGCGCTTCTTACGGTCGCCTTCGTCGCGGGCTGCGACCGGGGGGAGGACGACTGGGGGCGTTTCCTGGAAACGGGGCGTTACGAGGGCGGATCGCCCTCGATCTCCCCGACCACCGGGCGGATCGTCTTCTCTTCCCCTCGGTCCGGTCGCGGCGACCTCTATGTGTGCGGCGAGGGGATCGAAGATCCGGTCCCGTTGACCCGCGATCCCGCGTTCGAGAACCAACCGTTGTTTTCCCCGGACGGGAAGACGATCGTTTACGCAAAACAGGTCGGCGGGTGGACCCATCTCTGGTCGATGTCGAGCGAGGGGGCGAATCCGAGGCCGTTGACGAGCGGCGCGTTCCTGGACAGCCCCCGCGAGTTCTCGGCGGACGGCTCTTTCCTCTACTTCGTCCGCGTCTCTCCCTCGACGGGCCTCGCCCGCTCCGCCGACTGGTGGCGGATCGACGCCGACGGCAAGAATCTCCAAAAGCTCCCCCCCGGCGCCCCAATCCCGACGACCCTCCAGCAAGGCCCGCTGGTCGTCGACCTCACTTCGTTTCGCGGCGGCCAGGAGGCCTCGCGCGAGCTTTCGGTCGGTTCTTCGGTCGATCCTCCCCCGCCGCATGCTTCTCAATCCCAGCCGCGCCTGTCGTACGATCGCAAAAAGCTCGCGTTCGCGGTGAACCCTCCCGGCGGGCTCGACGTCGAGGTCTACGAGTTGGATCTCGACACGGGCGCCGTTTTCAGGAGGCACTGA
- a CDS encoding zinc-dependent metalloprotease: protein MSRRLSDSARASAFLAVLLGGVGAWGQEAAKPPDAAGEKTPTAAKPAEPKKFQDFAELTKDSKKYEGFLTLHEKEQHLYAEIKPNQLDQPILAPIVIARGGASAGNPLNFGDEWVLSFRRVDDKLQLVRKNIHFTAAAGTPLEKAVKQNYTDSILMALPILSISPNGGGLVVDLGDVFLSDFAQVGMGGFDKNRSRWFKIRAYPNNVEIQVEATFSGGRSGYYSFGGGSSPVVDPRGTTMVIHYSLCKAPDSSYKPRTADYRVGHFLNAVTDYSQANPDTDSRRMINRWRLEKADPKAKLSPPKKQIVWWIEDNVPLEHRPYVEQGILEWNKAFEKIGFANALAVRWQNDQDDFDPEDINYCTLRWITTGSTYAMSGLRSNPLTGEMIDGDVIFDASWIKTWKEEYAMLVGVPTPVARPGEPSADVVPLAMVEVISPIMAGKQGFGFSVPPPGSRRDAIRKAAAVGLPIAPGGVAPMALDVVPMGWDPIQAQLQRRMSQGRLAACNYSAAKSSEMRFASLALAGLALDDAKKDGDDKDKDKDQAKKDEPKLPEEFLGQAIKEVVMHEVGHSLGLRHNFKASVMLRPEEINDTAVTRVKGMAGSVMDYNPINVAPKGQKQGDYASTTIGPYDYWAIEYAYKQVEGDEAAELKKIAAKSPDPDLTFATDDDFSNNDPQVNTYDLSNDTLAYGKQRMEMAAELLKDLDAKVVRDNESWSRLRAAFGSCISQFGNGAYLAAEHIGGQSVRRDFKGTEKAQDPVIPVAGDKQREALKLLVERILSDKAFQFSPALLRKLVRESWQDNRYFSGGSAGYPVYNAILNIQEIALDECLAPATLQRLQNQEAQSDPGSNPLKIQDVFRAFTDGIFTELAPPPAGPSPAAVSTIRRNLQREYVKRLGAMVLGPKNDNNFGALYGYVVMLGGSSSTPPDAKNLARLHLEEIGRKIDEAVARDQGKIDDTSLAHLTEMRHRIDQILKANLYANEP from the coding sequence GTGTCGAGGCGATTGTCGGACTCTGCGCGGGCGTCGGCGTTCCTGGCCGTGTTGCTGGGGGGGGTGGGCGCCTGGGGGCAGGAGGCGGCCAAGCCGCCCGACGCGGCGGGTGAGAAGACGCCCACGGCCGCCAAGCCGGCCGAGCCGAAGAAGTTTCAGGACTTCGCGGAACTGACGAAGGACTCGAAGAAGTACGAAGGGTTTCTCACGCTGCATGAGAAGGAGCAGCACCTTTACGCCGAGATCAAGCCGAATCAGCTCGATCAGCCGATCCTGGCGCCGATCGTGATCGCGCGTGGAGGGGCGAGCGCGGGGAACCCTTTGAATTTCGGCGACGAGTGGGTGCTCTCGTTCCGTCGGGTCGACGACAAGTTGCAGCTCGTCCGCAAGAACATCCACTTCACGGCGGCGGCGGGGACGCCGCTTGAGAAGGCGGTCAAGCAGAACTACACCGACTCGATCCTCATGGCGCTGCCGATCCTGAGCATCAGCCCCAACGGCGGCGGCCTGGTCGTGGATCTGGGCGATGTTTTCTTGAGCGATTTCGCCCAGGTCGGCATGGGAGGCTTTGATAAAAATCGGTCGCGTTGGTTTAAAATCCGCGCGTATCCCAACAACGTCGAAATCCAGGTGGAGGCGACGTTCTCGGGTGGGCGATCCGGCTACTACTCTTTTGGTGGCGGTTCGTCGCCGGTGGTCGACCCTCGGGGGACGACGATGGTCATCCATTACAGCCTCTGCAAGGCGCCCGACTCCAGCTACAAGCCCCGGACGGCCGACTACCGCGTGGGGCACTTTCTGAACGCCGTGACCGACTACAGCCAGGCGAACCCGGACACCGACTCCAGGCGGATGATCAATCGCTGGCGTCTGGAGAAGGCCGATCCCAAGGCCAAGCTCTCGCCGCCGAAGAAGCAGATCGTCTGGTGGATCGAGGACAACGTGCCGCTGGAGCACCGGCCGTACGTGGAGCAGGGCATCCTGGAGTGGAACAAGGCGTTCGAGAAGATCGGCTTCGCCAATGCGCTGGCGGTCCGCTGGCAGAACGATCAGGACGACTTCGATCCCGAGGACATCAATTACTGCACCTTGCGCTGGATCACGACCGGGTCGACTTACGCGATGTCGGGGCTGCGGAGCAACCCGCTGACGGGCGAGATGATCGACGGCGACGTGATCTTCGACGCCAGCTGGATCAAGACGTGGAAGGAGGAGTACGCGATGCTCGTGGGCGTGCCCACGCCCGTCGCCCGTCCCGGCGAGCCGTCCGCCGACGTGGTCCCGCTGGCGATGGTCGAGGTGATCAGCCCGATCATGGCGGGCAAGCAGGGCTTCGGCTTCTCCGTCCCTCCGCCGGGCTCGCGCCGGGACGCCATCCGCAAGGCGGCGGCCGTCGGGCTGCCGATCGCCCCCGGGGGCGTCGCGCCGATGGCCCTCGACGTCGTGCCGATGGGCTGGGACCCGATCCAGGCCCAGCTCCAGCGCCGGATGAGCCAGGGCCGCCTGGCCGCCTGCAACTACTCCGCCGCCAAGTCGAGCGAGATGCGGTTCGCCTCGCTGGCGCTGGCCGGCCTCGCCCTCGACGACGCCAAGAAGGACGGCGACGACAAGGACAAGGATAAGGACCAGGCGAAGAAGGACGAGCCCAAACTCCCCGAGGAGTTCCTGGGCCAGGCGATCAAGGAAGTGGTGATGCACGAGGTGGGCCACTCGCTGGGCCTCCGCCACAACTTCAAGGCGAGCGTCATGCTCAGGCCCGAGGAGATCAACGACACGGCGGTCACCCGGGTGAAGGGGATGGCCGGGAGCGTGATGGACTACAACCCGATCAACGTCGCCCCCAAAGGCCAGAAGCAGGGGGATTACGCCTCCACCACCATCGGCCCCTACGACTACTGGGCGATCGAGTACGCCTACAAGCAGGTCGAGGGGGACGAGGCGGCCGAGCTGAAGAAGATCGCCGCGAAGTCCCCCGATCCCGACCTGACCTTCGCCACCGACGACGACTTCAGCAACAACGACCCCCAGGTCAACACCTACGACCTCAGCAACGACACGCTCGCCTACGGCAAGCAGCGCATGGAGATGGCGGCCGAGCTGCTGAAGGATCTCGACGCCAAGGTCGTCCGCGACAACGAGTCGTGGAGCCGCCTGCGCGCCGCCTTCGGCTCGTGTATCAGCCAGTTCGGCAACGGGGCGTATCTCGCGGCCGAGCACATCGGCGGCCAGTCCGTCCGTCGCGACTTCAAGGGGACCGAGAAGGCCCAGGACCCCGTCATCCCGGTCGCCGGCGACAAGCAGCGCGAGGCGCTCAAGCTCCTCGTCGAGCGGATCCTCTCGGACAAGGCCTTCCAGTTCTCCCCGGCCCTGCTCCGCAAGCTGGTCCGCGAGTCCTGGCAGGACAACCGCTACTTCTCCGGCGGGAGCGCGGGCTATCCCGTCTACAACGCGATCCTGAACATCCAGGAGATCGCGCTCGACGAATGCCTCGCCCCGGCCACGCTCCAGAGGCTCCAGAACCAGGAGGCACAGAGCGACCCCGGCTCGAACCCGCTGAAGATCCAGGACGTCTTCCGGGCGTTCACCGACGGCATCTTCACCGAGCTGGCCCCGCCGCCGGCCGGGCCGTCCCCCGCCGCCGTCTCGACCATCCGCCGCAACCTCCAGCGCGAGTACGTCAAGCGGCTGGGCGCGATGGTCCTCGGCCCCAAGAACGACAACAACTTCGGGGCGCTTTACGGCTACGTCGTCATGCTCGGCGGCTCAAGCTCGACGCCCCCCGACGCCAAGAACCTCGCCCGGCTGCACCTCGAAGAGATCGGCCGCAAGATCGACGAGGCCGTGGCCCGCGACCAGGGCAAGATCGATGACACCTCCCTGGCCCATCTCACCGAGATGCGGCATCGGATCGACCAGATCCTCAAGGCGAACCTCTACGCCAACGAGCCCTGA